Proteins encoded by one window of Cyanobium sp. NS01:
- a CDS encoding DUF2862 domain-containing protein produces MVHAAPITIGSKVRVLRVRDRIPAVLVEALKSDPTGTVTGFRTVDGQGIGLVVDLGAGQSAWFFDDEVTLA; encoded by the coding sequence ATGGTGCATGCAGCCCCGATCACGATCGGCTCCAAGGTGCGCGTGCTGCGTGTGCGTGATCGCATCCCCGCCGTTCTGGTCGAGGCCCTCAAGAGCGACCCCACCGGCACGGTGACCGGCTTCCGCACCGTGGATGGCCAGGGCATCGGCCTGGTGGTGGATCTCGGCGCCGGCCAGAGCGCCTGGTTCTTCGACGATGAAGTCACCCTCGCCTGA